In uncultured Ilyobacter sp., a genomic segment contains:
- the yajC gene encoding preprotein translocase subunit YajC, producing the protein MIVTVVVWAAVFYFLLIRPNKKKQKQHQEMMASLHAGTQVITAGGIKGEVVSVNDEFVVIRVDKGVNLTMKKSSIANVYSK; encoded by the coding sequence ATGATTGTTACTGTTGTTGTATGGGCAGCTGTATTTTATTTTTTATTGATAAGGCCAAATAAAAAGAAACAAAAACAACATCAAGAAATGATGGCATCACTTCATGCAGGTACTCAGGTTATCACAGCTGGAGGAATCAAAGGCGAGGTAGTGTCTGTTAATGATGAGTTTGTAGTTATAAGAGTAGATAAAGGTGTAAACCTTACTATGAAAAAGAGTTCAATAGCAAATGTTTACAGCAAATAA
- a CDS encoding N-acetylmuramoyl-L-alanine amidase codes for MVIDVEGTIKPRFSIDYDEASRLLFIELPGTEAGNNFKSRVLNGNYIEKINVVKYSNSTGVFAFLNKNVNFRTSYRTDPVRVVMDFSGKVNEKEYTIVIDAGHGGKDPGAVGFNKYHEKDIVFSVANYLRNELIRDFNVVMTRSTDNFVSLANRPRTGNKSKGDMFISIHANADKSGKGSGFEAFYFSKKSSPYAERVASFENSFGAKYGEDSGDIAQIMGELAYKKNQEESIKLGENLASTYSKKLNMKNRGVHGANFAVLRGFDGPGVLLELGFISNKYDVWKLKQSKYQRLMAEEIADNIRKYFY; via the coding sequence ATGGTTATAGATGTAGAGGGGACAATTAAACCTAGATTTTCTATAGATTATGATGAGGCCAGTCGTCTTTTGTTTATTGAGCTACCAGGTACAGAAGCAGGAAATAATTTTAAAAGCAGAGTATTAAATGGTAATTATATAGAGAAAATAAATGTGGTAAAATACAGTAATTCTACAGGAGTTTTTGCATTTTTAAATAAAAATGTAAATTTTAGAACATCCTACAGAACCGACCCTGTGAGGGTAGTAATGGATTTTTCCGGAAAAGTGAATGAGAAAGAATACACTATAGTAATCGATGCAGGACACGGAGGGAAAGATCCCGGGGCAGTTGGATTTAATAAATACCATGAAAAAGATATTGTTTTTTCTGTGGCAAATTATCTCAGAAATGAACTTATAAGAGATTTTAATGTTGTGATGACCAGGTCGACTGATAATTTCGTAAGTCTAGCCAATCGACCAAGAACAGGAAATAAGAGCAAGGGTGATATGTTTATAAGTATCCACGCCAACGCTGATAAGAGCGGTAAAGGGTCAGGATTTGAGGCTTTTTATTTCTCTAAAAAATCATCACCTTATGCAGAGAGAGTAGCATCATTTGAAAATAGTTTTGGGGCAAAATATGGAGAAGACTCTGGAGATATAGCCCAGATAATGGGTGAGCTGGCATATAAAAAAAATCAGGAAGAATCTATAAAACTCGGAGAAAATCTAGCCAGCACATATTCTAAAAAGCTTAATATGAAAAATCGTGGAGTTCACGGAGCAAATTTTGCAGTATTGAGAGGATTTGATGGGCCTGGAGTGTTATTGGAGTTAGGCTTTATTAGTAATAAGTATGACGTTTGGAAGCTGAAACAATCAAAATATCAGCGGTTAATGGCTGAGGAGATAGCAGATAATATCAGAAAATATTTTTATTGA
- a CDS encoding PTS sugar transporter subunit IIC has protein sequence MSNRKPGNSYITKVLNGMALGLFASLIIGLILKQIGKYSGLESLSHYGQIAQYMMGPAIGAGVAYTRTKSPLGIFSALICGAIGAGTIKDGGIFIGEPVGALVASLIGVEVARLVEDKTKLNIIVIPAATIIAGGLAGSFISPTISSFMKMLGEFINYLTTLHPVPMGILISVIMGIILTLPISSAAISISLGLSGLAAGASIVGCSCHMIGFAVSSFRENKVSGLVSQGLGTSMLQISNIIKNPWIALPAVVSSAILGPLATVVFKMEGNKIGGGMGTAGLVGQIATLETMGSSALVKVAILHFILPGILSFTISETMRKKGRIKFGDMKI, from the coding sequence ATGTCTAACAGAAAACCTGGAAATAGTTATATTACAAAGGTATTAAACGGAATGGCCCTAGGACTTTTTGCCTCCCTTATTATCGGCCTTATACTAAAGCAAATCGGTAAATATTCCGGGCTCGAATCCCTCAGTCACTACGGTCAGATAGCCCAGTACATGATGGGACCCGCCATAGGTGCAGGTGTAGCCTATACTCGTACCAAGAGTCCCCTTGGAATATTTTCTGCTCTTATCTGCGGAGCTATAGGTGCAGGTACTATAAAGGACGGCGGCATATTCATCGGAGAGCCTGTAGGAGCATTGGTGGCATCACTTATAGGGGTAGAGGTGGCAAGACTTGTAGAAGATAAAACCAAGCTGAACATAATCGTTATTCCTGCCGCTACAATAATTGCCGGTGGACTGGCCGGATCTTTTATCTCACCTACCATAAGTAGTTTCATGAAAATGTTGGGAGAATTCATAAACTATCTCACAACCTTGCACCCTGTTCCTATGGGAATACTTATATCTGTCATAATGGGAATTATCCTCACCCTTCCCATATCAAGTGCAGCTATCTCCATATCCCTAGGTCTTTCAGGGCTCGCTGCAGGTGCATCTATAGTAGGATGTTCATGTCACATGATAGGCTTTGCCGTCTCTAGTTTCAGAGAAAATAAAGTTAGCGGCCTTGTTTCACAGGGATTAGGTACGTCTATGCTTCAGATATCAAACATAATAAAAAACCCTTGGATAGCTCTTCCTGCAGTTGTATCCTCAGCAATTTTAGGACCTTTAGCCACTGTTGTTTTCAAAATGGAAGGCAATAAAATCGGTGGTGGAATGGGTACCGCCGGTCTAGTTGGACAGATAGCCACCCTTGAAACCATGGGAAGTAGTGCCCTTGTCAAGGTTGCCATACTTCATTTTATCCTTCCAGGCATACTCTCTTTTACCATAAGTGAGACTATGAGAAAAAAAGGAAGAATAAAATTCGGTGATATGAAAATATAA
- a CDS encoding GerMN domain-containing protein, whose product MNKKNIALGFLGAVLLTTGIAYYLVVGRYDKIPPKVILEKSHVEKERKKEKFTLYVPDENLENLQLKEIEIELENYTDNEIDIIFDLLKSEMDYEFIYKSESGEKVEAPFLSEGVKLLNTYRDGEDIYLNFNYKFKENMKTSGQELLIVYSIVNTITESSGYKRVKILVNNKEIDKLNFYRLSKFYEKNLEI is encoded by the coding sequence TTGAATAAGAAAAATATAGCTCTTGGATTTTTGGGAGCAGTACTTCTTACCACGGGAATAGCTTATTACCTTGTTGTGGGAAGATATGATAAGATCCCACCTAAAGTAATACTTGAAAAGTCTCATGTTGAAAAAGAAAGAAAGAAAGAGAAATTTACTCTCTATGTTCCTGATGAGAATCTTGAAAATCTCCAATTAAAGGAGATAGAAATTGAACTAGAAAATTATACTGATAATGAAATAGATATAATTTTTGACCTATTAAAATCTGAGATGGATTATGAATTTATCTATAAAAGTGAGTCAGGCGAGAAGGTAGAAGCACCTTTTTTAAGTGAGGGAGTAAAACTTCTAAACACCTATAGAGACGGTGAAGACATTTACCTTAATTTTAATTATAAATTTAAAGAAAATATGAAGACCTCTGGACAGGAGTTACTGATAGTATATTCGATAGTAAATACTATCACCGAATCTTCAGGTTATAAAAGAGTAAAAATTCTTGTTAACAACAAAGAGATAGATAAGCTTAATTTTTATAGGTTGTCTAAGTTCTATGAAAAAAACCTTGAAATATAG
- a CDS encoding DUF2141 domain-containing protein: protein MKYIFIIMMLMNFRSYSFTIRVTGIEERKASIYMAVFEKDEGFPYDGDKGVFIWGGTPVEAEKGVETGLARGSYAIVIFQDINENGVIDKWFWGKPKEPYGVSEAIKKPRRRPKFQDGVVTVDSDSVIKVRLWNP from the coding sequence ATGAAATATATATTTATAATTATGATGTTGATGAACTTTAGAAGTTATTCGTTTACAATAAGGGTGACTGGTATAGAGGAAAGAAAGGCTTCTATCTATATGGCTGTATTTGAAAAAGATGAGGGGTTTCCATATGATGGTGATAAGGGAGTTTTTATCTGGGGTGGGACTCCTGTAGAAGCTGAAAAAGGAGTTGAAACAGGTCTTGCAAGGGGGAGCTATGCCATAGTTATATTTCAAGATATAAATGAAAATGGCGTGATTGACAAATGGTTTTGGGGAAAGCCAAAGGAGCCTTACGGAGTTTCTGAAGCTATCAAGAAACCCCGAAGAAGACCTAAATTCCAGGATGGAGTTGTGACAGTAGACAGTGATAGTGTGATTAAAGTAAGGCTATGGAATCCCTGA
- the rnr gene encoding ribonuclease R, with amino-acid sequence MDKEKDLEKLKEHIIGKKALTLNEISSLLGWSTKYKKQNREILEEWIESGELLRNKRGKYNVPENLGFIKGNFTVIKDKFAFVDTETEGIFIPRSKFNSALDGDIVLIRVTKETDGGKKKEGEVEKVIKRSKDRIIGIFEKSESFGFVKPTHSFGKDIFIPKRGMKNAKNGELVLVRVTFWGGEGKKPEGEVEEVLGDPYNTNTMIEALIKREGMSGEFPPEVIREVNNVEETITEDEIKKRKDLRNLPIITIDGEDAKDLDDAVYVEKLKNGNYRLIVSIADVSHYIQQDILLDKEAQKRGNSVYLVDRVLPMFPKEISNGVCSLNPRENKLTFTCEMEIDPSGKVVDSETYKSVIKTAHRMTYNNVNKILDGDEELTKEYGDIKDMLFTMFELSKILRDVKYQRGSIDFDIPEIKVVLDSEGKVESLKKRERGEAEKIIEDFMISANEAVAEKLFWLEIPSVYRTHDKPDPERIKTLNDTLAKFNYRIHSFEDLHPKRFQSIIEDSKDKDISMIVHKFILMSLKQARYTVDNTGHFGLASNYYTHFTSPIRRYSDLLVHRILGTTLNGYPSKKQIAKWSKTLDSVCQHISKTERDAMKIEDESVKIKVVEYMMDRVGEVYDARIVGFSNKKVFFETDEYVDCFWDVVASDDYYEFDEVDYVMKNRDKGDVMNLGYKMKVLIARADLNELEVEVVPYTKEMEENFKRYR; translated from the coding sequence ATGGATAAAGAGAAGGATTTAGAAAAGTTAAAAGAACATATTATAGGAAAAAAGGCATTGACTCTGAATGAAATATCAAGTCTTTTGGGCTGGTCGACAAAATATAAAAAACAAAATAGAGAGATACTTGAGGAGTGGATCGAAAGTGGTGAGCTACTCAGAAATAAGAGAGGTAAATACAATGTCCCTGAAAACTTGGGCTTTATAAAAGGTAACTTTACAGTGATAAAGGACAAGTTTGCCTTTGTAGATACTGAAACTGAGGGAATATTTATACCTAGATCGAAATTCAATTCAGCCCTTGACGGAGATATAGTTCTGATACGTGTAACCAAGGAAACAGACGGAGGAAAGAAAAAAGAGGGAGAAGTAGAAAAGGTAATAAAAAGATCAAAGGACAGAATAATTGGGATATTTGAAAAAAGTGAAAGCTTTGGATTTGTAAAGCCAACTCATTCTTTTGGAAAAGATATTTTCATACCTAAAAGGGGAATGAAAAATGCAAAAAACGGAGAGCTGGTACTAGTTAGGGTAACTTTCTGGGGAGGAGAGGGTAAAAAACCAGAGGGAGAGGTAGAAGAGGTTTTAGGAGATCCATACAATACCAATACAATGATAGAGGCGCTTATAAAGAGGGAAGGGATGTCTGGAGAATTTCCTCCAGAGGTAATAAGAGAAGTAAATAATGTAGAAGAAACCATAACAGAAGATGAAATTAAAAAAAGAAAAGATCTTAGAAACTTGCCAATAATCACAATAGATGGAGAGGACGCAAAGGATCTAGACGATGCAGTTTATGTGGAAAAACTTAAAAATGGAAATTACAGGCTGATAGTAAGTATAGCAGATGTATCTCACTACATACAACAGGATATTCTCTTAGATAAAGAGGCACAAAAGAGGGGGAACTCGGTCTATCTCGTAGACAGGGTGCTTCCGATGTTTCCAAAGGAGATATCTAACGGAGTGTGTTCCCTTAATCCTAGGGAAAATAAACTGACTTTTACATGTGAAATGGAGATAGATCCATCTGGAAAAGTTGTAGACAGCGAAACTTATAAATCAGTGATAAAAACTGCTCATAGAATGACCTATAACAATGTAAATAAAATATTAGACGGTGATGAAGAGCTTACAAAAGAATACGGGGACATAAAAGATATGCTCTTCACCATGTTTGAGCTTTCTAAAATTTTGAGAGATGTAAAATATCAAAGAGGAAGTATAGATTTTGATATCCCTGAAATAAAAGTAGTGCTAGACAGTGAGGGTAAGGTGGAAAGTCTCAAAAAACGTGAAAGAGGAGAGGCAGAAAAAATAATAGAAGACTTTATGATATCGGCAAATGAGGCTGTAGCTGAAAAATTATTCTGGTTGGAGATACCTTCTGTTTACAGAACTCATGACAAGCCTGATCCAGAGAGGATAAAAACTCTAAATGACACTCTGGCAAAATTCAACTACAGGATACACTCTTTTGAAGACCTTCATCCAAAGAGATTCCAGTCAATTATAGAGGACTCTAAGGACAAGGATATAAGTATGATAGTTCATAAGTTTATTCTAATGTCTTTGAAACAGGCGAGATATACCGTGGACAATACTGGTCACTTTGGACTCGCTTCAAACTATTATACTCACTTTACCTCCCCTATACGTAGATACTCAGACCTGCTTGTACATAGAATCCTGGGAACTACACTAAACGGCTATCCCTCTAAGAAGCAGATAGCCAAGTGGTCTAAGACTCTAGACAGTGTATGCCAGCATATTTCAAAAACTGAGAGAGATGCCATGAAAATTGAGGATGAAAGTGTAAAAATAAAAGTGGTAGAATATATGATGGACAGGGTAGGAGAGGTATACGATGCTAGAATAGTAGGTTTCAGCAATAAAAAGGTATTTTTTGAAACAGATGAGTATGTGGACTGTTTCTGGGATGTGGTAGCTTCTGATGATTATTATGAATTTGATGAGGTAGATTACGTCATGAAGAACCGTGATAAGGGAGATGTGATGAACCTAGGATACAAGATGAAGGTCTTGATAGCAAGGGCTGATCTAAATGAATTAGAGGTGGAAGTTGTCCCTTATACAAAAGAGATGGAAGAAAATTTTAAGAGATATAGATAA
- the yqeK gene encoding bis(5'-nucleosyl)-tetraphosphatase (symmetrical) YqeK codes for MDKIKSDIKSMLTPKRYKHILGVEEVAIELACKYGANLEKVRKAALLHDCSKQFTITKMRELCDCDETLKNYGHLGELIHGFAGSVYAKMKFGITDQEILDAIKYHTIGRRDMSLVEKITYLADAIEPNRDYADVEHIRHLAFENIDMAILHEADRKIEYLIKREAVIHPNTVDMRNWLLAKVKRGEV; via the coding sequence ATGGACAAAATAAAAAGTGATATAAAGTCTATGCTGACTCCTAAAAGGTATAAACATATACTAGGAGTTGAAGAAGTGGCCATCGAGTTGGCTTGCAAATACGGTGCAAACTTGGAAAAAGTTAGAAAGGCGGCCTTACTCCATGATTGCTCGAAACAGTTTACCATTACGAAGATGAGAGAACTCTGTGACTGTGACGAGACTTTAAAAAATTATGGTCATTTGGGAGAGTTGATACACGGATTTGCAGGAAGTGTGTATGCAAAAATGAAATTTGGAATAACAGATCAGGAGATACTAGATGCCATAAAGTATCATACAATCGGAAGGCGGGATATGTCGCTAGTGGAGAAGATAACATACCTTGCTGACGCTATAGAACCTAATAGGGACTATGCAGACGTAGAACATATAAGACATCTGGCTTTTGAAAATATAGATATGGCCATACTTCATGAAGCAGACAGGAAAATAGAGTATCTAATAAAAAGAGAGGCAGTTATTCACCCTAATACGGTGGATATGAGAAACTGGTTACTTGCAAAAGTAAAAAGAGGAGAGGTCTAA
- the smpB gene encoding SsrA-binding protein SmpB, with translation MILAKNKKAFHEFFIDERFESGIELIGSEVKSIKAGKVSIKEAFVRIINNEIFIMGMSVTPWAYGSVYNPEEKRVRKLLLHKKEIKKLHEKVTQKGCTIVPISVYTKKGFVKVEIALARGKKNYDKRESLAKRDQQRQMDRDLKERY, from the coding sequence ATGATTTTAGCTAAAAATAAAAAAGCATTTCATGAATTTTTTATAGATGAGAGATTTGAATCAGGTATAGAATTAATCGGAAGTGAAGTTAAATCCATAAAAGCTGGAAAGGTAAGTATAAAAGAGGCTTTTGTGAGAATTATTAATAATGAAATTTTTATAATGGGTATGTCAGTGACACCATGGGCTTACGGCAGTGTCTATAATCCAGAGGAAAAAAGGGTCAGGAAACTTCTTCTTCACAAAAAGGAGATAAAAAAGCTTCACGAAAAAGTAACTCAAAAAGGGTGTACTATAGTTCCAATATCTGTATATACAAAAAAAGGGTTTGTGAAGGTCGAGATAGCACTTGCCAGAGGTAAGAAAAACTACGATAAGAGAGAAAGTTTGGCAAAGAGAGACCAGCAAAGACAGATGGACCGAGACTTAAAAGAGAGATACTAA
- the dnaJ gene encoding molecular chaperone DnaJ, translating into MAKKDYYEILGISKDASEAEIKKAYRKAAMKYHPDKFTNANEDEKKNAEAKFKELNDAYQVLSDSQKRAQYDRFGHAAFEQGGAGGAGGFGGFGGFGDFEDLGDIFSSFFGGSGFGDQRGRRRTVQPGADLRYSVEITLEEASKGVEKHIKYEKNGKCHTCSGTGAEPGSGMQTCSKCNGQGRVKQTQRTMLGNFETVVECDQCHGKGEVPKKKCSNCGGTGIEKEVVEKTVKIPAGIDDGQRLRLSGMGEASPSGGPNGDLYIYIKVKQHSIFDRIDDDLVCEIPISYAHATLGGDLEIPTIDGKIKMKIPAGTQNGKVFRLKEKGMPNTRGYGRGDQLVKIVIEIPTNLNESQKELLKSFDKSLKDKNYNMKKTFFDKIKNLFV; encoded by the coding sequence ATGGCTAAAAAAGATTACTACGAAATACTAGGTATTTCAAAAGATGCATCAGAGGCTGAAATCAAGAAGGCCTACAGAAAGGCCGCCATGAAATACCATCCAGATAAATTTACCAATGCCAACGAAGATGAAAAGAAAAACGCTGAAGCAAAGTTTAAGGAATTAAATGATGCTTATCAGGTACTTTCAGATTCTCAAAAGAGAGCGCAGTACGATAGATTTGGACATGCAGCTTTTGAACAAGGAGGAGCTGGAGGAGCCGGAGGATTCGGTGGGTTCGGTGGATTCGGAGATTTTGAGGATTTAGGAGATATATTCAGTTCATTTTTTGGTGGTTCTGGATTTGGAGATCAAAGAGGCAGAAGAAGAACTGTACAGCCAGGAGCTGATTTAAGATATAGTGTAGAGATAACTCTCGAAGAAGCTTCTAAAGGTGTTGAAAAACATATAAAATATGAAAAAAATGGTAAATGTCATACATGCAGCGGAACTGGTGCAGAACCAGGATCAGGTATGCAGACTTGCAGCAAATGTAACGGTCAGGGAAGAGTCAAGCAGACACAGAGAACAATGCTTGGGAACTTTGAAACAGTGGTGGAATGTGATCAATGCCACGGTAAGGGAGAAGTTCCTAAAAAGAAATGTAGTAATTGTGGCGGAACAGGTATAGAAAAAGAGGTCGTGGAAAAAACTGTCAAAATACCAGCAGGTATAGATGATGGTCAGAGACTAAGACTTTCTGGAATGGGAGAGGCCAGCCCTTCAGGAGGACCAAATGGAGATCTCTATATCTATATAAAAGTTAAGCAGCATAGTATCTTTGATAGAATTGACGACGATTTAGTGTGTGAAATACCTATTTCATATGCCCACGCAACACTTGGAGGCGACCTTGAAATACCAACCATCGACGGTAAAATCAAGATGAAAATACCTGCCGGAACACAAAATGGAAAGGTATTTAGATTAAAAGAAAAAGGTATGCCTAATACTAGAGGATACGGTAGAGGGGATCAACTGGTTAAGATTGTAATAGAAATACCTACAAATCTAAATGAAAGCCAGAAAGAACTATTGAAGTCCTTTGATAAGAGCCTAAAAGATAAGAACTACAATATGAAAAAAACATTTTTCGATAAAATAAAAAACTTATTTGTATAA